Genomic DNA from Gimesia aquarii:
GCAATCCAGTCAGCAATTCCCTCATTAATCCAGGTAGGAATACTGACTGTGGTGCGATAGCGGTGCATATACCCATGCGCGGTTTCATGGACGAGCACGGCACCAAAGAAATTTGGATCATCGCCGCGATAGCAGGAGACAATCACTTTTCCATTGCTGTGAGAATGACAGAGTCCTATTGCGTTGCCTGTTTCAATGCGATTGTAAAACTTTTTCTCAAATTCCAGAAACGCTGGCTTTGCCATAAAGGCGACGATGACCGCTTTGCCTCGCCAGATATTATAACCGGGTTTGAAACCAAACGACCGTCCCAATAATTCGTTCATCTTGTCGAGTTGAATCAGGTACGGAGCCACCTGCTTGGCAGGCATATCTGTAAAAAACAGAAAATACTTGGTTTCGTAGAATTTCATGTTTAACGCACTGAAATGTTCTCCAACTTTAGTGAGAAACGTTTTGTATTCCTCCACATGTTCGTTTTGCTCTTCTTCCGGGATCTCTTCCCAGAATTGTTCATTGGATAACCGGAGCTTTTCTGTAATCGCGGCCTTTTTCTGATCCAGATTTTCGATCAAGGCGGCTTTGATAGAGGGGATGTATTGAAACTGGTATTTTTTATCATCGACTGTCATCTCAACCAGTTTGGTTGCGAAGAAGCGTTTGCCTCTTTTGGCGTTCTCAGCCTTGAATTCAATCGATTTGACGTGCCCTTTATTTCGTCCGGTAAAGAAACGTGTGATTTCGACGTTCTGTTCTAATTTCCCTGTCGTTGTCAGTACGTCCGCCTTTTTTCCAACCAGTTCATTCACTTGTTCCGCAGTGAGCGCAAACTCCATAGCAGCCGCTTCCACAGTATTTGCCGGTTTGGCATTGAGCCGGGTAGAACGTTTCTGCGCTGTTGCTTCTGAGGGCTGAAAAATCAGAAGCATAAATAGAATAGAGGCAACTCGAAAAATGGAATTGGGAACCGCGCGAGAAACCTGCATAACGAGACGCTTTCTGGGATAGAATCGGAGATGTGCCCAACATCAATGGAAAACAATTATAATCCTCGTCTGCTAAGGTACAATAGTCAAGTGGTTGTTTGACAAATTACGGTATTTCTCACGCCGCTTTAATTCATCGTCGTTGCAAATTCAAATTAAGGTTATTCAATGGCATCATTTCTTTCTTCACTTTTAACATGGGATTTGTTGTAGATGGTGAATTGAGAGATCGGACACATGGTTCACAAGTCTGTCCTAAGTGAGGGGCATGATTCGAGGAAATGAAAATTGCTGAAAAAATGCGATCCGAAACATTTAGGTCAAAATTGATTTGTAATGACACTATTTTTGTGTGAATTTTAAGATTCTTTATTTTCCAGCAATTTTTTTCAGAGTCGATCAGTTCCCTGAAAACAGGTGTTCGTCACTAACAAGATTGTGATTATTCTTAAAAGCCAGAGAAAAACAGAATTTTCATCCAAAGTTTTTTGCGGCTGAGTTTGCTCTTAAAATAGGCTTAATGGTGTTTTGAGTACCTTATTGTGTGTGTTCTGTCGTACCAATTTACTGAACCTGCTTGTTTTATTGATGCCGCCCGTTAGAATGATCCTTCTGTGGTTGAGTAGCCTGAAATCAGTTTTATCGGGGGATTCCGCAGAGACACATTTATTTTTTAGGAATCGGAATTAAGATGGCAGAAGGTACGATCAAGAAAGTGACACAAAAAGGCTTCGGATTTATCGACACTGAAGGTAGCGGAGACTTGTTCTTCCACTCTTCAAACCTCGAAGGAATCACATTCGAGCAACTCTATGAAGGTCAACGTGTTTCTTTCACAGAAGGACGTGGAGAAAAAGGTCCAAGAGCAGAGAACGTAAAACCTATCTAAGCTCTCAGCCCGTACAAGAGACAAAAAGCCGACGAAACCTCGTCGGCTTTTTTTATTGGCTTTATCAGCGACAGTTCATAAATCGTTCAAGCAAGTCGAAGCCGTTTTCTGGCAAATTCGAGCGCATCGATCAGCACATCGATTTCTTCGGTCGTATTATAAAATGTCAGACTGGCGCGAACGCTGGCTGTGATGTTCAACCATTGATGTAATGGCATCGTGCAATGATGACCGTGCCGGACAGCGATCCCTTTGCGGTCTAACAGTGTGGCCAGATCTTCCGGATGAGCACCTTCAATATTGAAACTGAAAATGGCGCCTCTCATTTCCATTTCCTGAGGACCATAAATTTGTAGGCCAGGTACTTCCTGTAGTTTTTGTAGCGCATACTGACTGAGAAGATACTCCTGTTCCTGGATCGTGTCGAATCCGAGTTGCGAGACATAATCGATGGCAGTTCCTAGAGCGATGGCTTCAGCAATGGGAGGCGTACCCGCTTCAAAACGAGCAGGGATGTTGGCCCAGTTGGAATGATCGCAGTGAACTTCGGAGATCATATTTCCACCGAACAGGAAGGGAGGTAATGTTTCCAGAAGCGCCTTGCGTCCATATAACACGCCGATCCCCGAAGGGCCGAACAATTTGTGTCCAGAAAAGGCAAGGAAATCGATTTCACTCTCAACGACATTCACAGGTTGGTGCAGAACACTTTGGGCGCCGTCGACGAAAATCAATGCACCAACTTCATGGGCGCGCTGTGCCATTTCTTCCACCGGGTTTATGGTTCCCAACATGTTTGACATACCAGTGACGGCGACCATTTTGGTTTTAGAAGAAAGCAGTGAGTGATAATGTTCCTGGTCAAGCCGTCCGTCTGGTGTGAGTTGAATGAACTTTAAAGTGGCGTCACGTTCTTTGGCTATGGCCTGCCAGGGAACGAAGTTTGCGTGATGCTCCATTTCGTTTAGAATAATTTCATCACCTGCATTTAAGTGATGACGTCCCCAAGTCTGGGCGACCAGGTTGATGGACATGGTTGTGCCGGAAGTAAAAATAATCTCTTCCGGATAACTCGCGCCGATAAATGTTTGGACGCGAGCGCGAGCAGCTTCCATTTCTGTAGTAACCCGATCTCCCAGTTGATGCACGCCACGGTGCACGTTGGAGTAATAGTGCTCATAAATTTCGGATATTTTATCAATGACAACCTGAGGGCGCTGTGCCGAAGCACCACTATCCAGATAAACGAGATGCTGCCCGTTGGGAAGTTTTTTATTGAGAATCGGAAAATCGTGCCGAATTGAAGTGATATTGGCAACCATGATTTGTTGTTTCAGTCTTTAGAGTACGAAATTAATATGCTATTTGAATTTTAGCACGAAACCTCATAATGAAAAGGGTTCCCCGGAAAAGCAGTCTGCTCCACTAAACTCAGTTTAATATGAATCCGGTTGGATAACCTGATGACACGAAACAGCGACACAAAGTTCAGGTCGTCTAATCTTGTTGAAGCTTCTAAACGTACTTGAACTGAGCGAGCTGAGAGTGTTCCTGGATACTGCTCAACTTTCAGCTACAGCAATCAGATTCTATCATCTAGAATCGGTTGATGCTTCATTACATAAAAGTTGATACGTTTTTTCGAGTTCTTCATCAGACATCGCTTGTATTTGTGCTGGTGTCAGATCGAGGTGAAGTTCTTTTTTGTGCGTTCGTGTGGGACTATCCAGTCCCAGTAATTTATCAATGCGTTCACGTGCGCGAAGACGATCGCGCTGAGTGGAGTTTTCATCAGTCAGAATACCTCGATAAAAATAGTAGGCTTCTGCCACATGGTCTTCGATAGAAAATTTTGTATGTTTGACCATTTCGCGGCGTGCCCGTGTGATATATCGTTGCACTGATCGCGTCGAAAGACCGTATTTTTGTTGTACCGCTTTTTTAATTTCAGACGTATATTTTGCCATCCCCAGCATTTTCTTGATCAGACGAACGAGTTGAATCTGTTGTTCTTTCGAGATGTTCCGCTTTGGTTTTTGGGTAGGTTCAGTCATGAATTCGATTTCCTGTATTTATGGAGGATCTGTTTTTCTAACAGTGCCCATGATGTGAAACGGCGCGAGGGGGTCAAGCGGTGTTTGTTGTGTGAAGCAATGCTGAAGCTGCACGAGCGGATAATGAAGCGACTTCATATGTGGTCGATCGCGTTTGAAAATATCACGAATCAATACGATTCATTGGAAACGCATTCGCCGTGTTCAGATTCTGAGCGTCGAAAAACAGTCGATTTTATGACGTTTAAAACAACAGGTACGGAACTGTTCAGCGGGAAAATAAAGTTCCACGCGCGCGACGCAGATTGCGCAGTTTAAGGGGAGGGACGGCCGTGTCAAGCAATAAAAAAATCCCTGTTTTTCAGGGATTAAATACAACGGAATTTCAAGTCGTGAGTTTGTCAATGACAGTTGTGTTTAGATTGATAACGACAAAAGATGATTGGCATAGTTCTTTATTTTTTGGGAATCAATCTCTGTGCTTTGGAAATTCGGTAGCATGGTTTTCCCATTTTGTCTTGTTGAGAGCCATCAATGTGACCATCGAGAAGCACAACATCTCCATTCGTAAAGCGGTTTAATTTTCCCTGCTCATCGACAAGTACAATATTTCCACCAAATTTATCTGTGCGATCGGGGGTCGCGTTATAAGTGATGTTCCAGCTTTTTTCCTGTTCATCATATTCCACAATACCTCGTAACCAGCGATAGTTTTGTTTGTCATAATTGAATGGAGAAGGAGATTTGGCGGCTGAAGTTTGTACGTGGGAGTTCTTAGCTGGTGACTTAAAAGAAGCCGA
This window encodes:
- a CDS encoding cold-shock protein, which encodes MAEGTIKKVTQKGFGFIDTEGSGDLFFHSSNLEGITFEQLYEGQRVSFTEGRGEKGPRAENVKPI
- a CDS encoding aminotransferase class V-fold PLP-dependent enzyme; amino-acid sequence: MVANITSIRHDFPILNKKLPNGQHLVYLDSGASAQRPQVVIDKISEIYEHYYSNVHRGVHQLGDRVTTEMEAARARVQTFIGASYPEEIIFTSGTTMSINLVAQTWGRHHLNAGDEIILNEMEHHANFVPWQAIAKERDATLKFIQLTPDGRLDQEHYHSLLSSKTKMVAVTGMSNMLGTINPVEEMAQRAHEVGALIFVDGAQSVLHQPVNVVESEIDFLAFSGHKLFGPSGIGVLYGRKALLETLPPFLFGGNMISEVHCDHSNWANIPARFEAGTPPIAEAIALGTAIDYVSQLGFDTIQEQEYLLSQYALQKLQEVPGLQIYGPQEMEMRGAIFSFNIEGAHPEDLATLLDRKGIAVRHGHHCTMPLHQWLNITASVRASLTFYNTTEEIDVLIDALEFARKRLRLA